In Chitinophaga sp. HK235, a single window of DNA contains:
- the typA gene encoding translational GTPase TypA codes for MNIRNIAIIAHVDHGKTTLVDKILHQTNVFRANQESGELIMDNNDLERERGITIFSKNASVEYKGTKINVIDTPGHADFGGEVERVLKMADGVILLVDAFEGPMPQTRFVLQKALQLNLKPIVVINKVDKANCRPDEVHDAVFELFFNLDATEEQLNFPTFYGSGKNGWFNSSLEQCSDITPLMDGIIEHVPAPKTPEGTLQLQITSLDYSSFLGRIAVGKVTRNAIEENQWITLMQADGTAKKQKVRELYVFEALGKRKVAKVLAGDICAVVGVEDFNIGDTIADAEAPEALPVISVDEPTMNMLFGINNSPFFGKDGKFVTSRHLRDRLVKETEKNLALRVVDTDSADSFLVYGRGILHLGVLIETMRREGYELTVGQPQVIVKHIDGKKSEPYETLVVDVPQEFASKVIDLVTRRKGEMLIMETKGEMQHLEFEIPSRGLIGLRTQMLTATAGEAVMAHRFNDYKPWKGLIPGRNNGVLIAKEAGSTTAYSLDKLQDRGSFFVDPGEEVYKGMIIGENNKPGDLVVNPNEGKKLTNMRASGSDGAANIAPKILMTLEECMEYIQHDECIEVTPNFIRMRKTILDEEERKRTAKSMKAEA; via the coding sequence ATGAACATTCGTAATATTGCAATTATCGCACACGTAGACCATGGTAAAACTACCCTGGTTGACAAAATCCTTCATCAGACAAACGTATTCAGGGCTAATCAGGAATCTGGCGAGCTGATCATGGATAACAACGATCTCGAGAGAGAACGTGGTATTACCATTTTCAGTAAGAATGCTTCTGTTGAGTATAAGGGTACCAAAATTAATGTGATCGATACGCCGGGCCACGCCGACTTTGGTGGTGAGGTAGAGCGCGTATTGAAAATGGCTGATGGTGTAATCCTGCTGGTGGACGCCTTTGAAGGACCGATGCCACAGACCCGTTTTGTGCTGCAGAAAGCATTACAGCTGAACCTGAAGCCAATTGTTGTTATCAACAAGGTAGACAAAGCCAACTGTCGTCCTGATGAAGTACACGATGCTGTATTTGAATTGTTCTTCAACCTGGACGCAACTGAAGAGCAGCTGAACTTCCCGACCTTCTACGGTTCCGGTAAGAATGGCTGGTTCAACAGTTCTCTGGAGCAATGCTCAGACATCACTCCGCTGATGGATGGTATCATTGAGCATGTACCGGCACCTAAAACGCCGGAAGGCACTCTCCAGCTGCAGATCACTTCCCTGGATTATTCTTCCTTCCTGGGCCGTATTGCAGTAGGTAAAGTGACCCGTAATGCTATCGAAGAAAACCAGTGGATCACCCTGATGCAGGCTGACGGTACCGCTAAAAAACAGAAGGTTCGTGAACTGTATGTTTTTGAAGCTTTAGGTAAAAGGAAAGTAGCGAAAGTACTGGCCGGCGATATCTGCGCTGTAGTAGGGGTAGAAGATTTTAATATTGGTGACACTATTGCTGATGCGGAAGCTCCTGAAGCATTACCGGTAATCAGCGTAGACGAGCCTACCATGAACATGCTGTTCGGTATCAATAACTCTCCGTTCTTTGGTAAGGATGGTAAGTTTGTTACCTCTCGTCACCTGCGTGACCGTCTGGTAAAAGAAACTGAGAAAAACCTGGCGCTGCGCGTTGTTGATACAGACAGTGCTGATAGCTTCCTGGTTTATGGCCGTGGTATCCTGCACTTAGGTGTATTGATTGAGACCATGCGTCGTGAGGGGTATGAGTTGACTGTTGGTCAGCCGCAGGTTATCGTGAAACACATTGACGGTAAAAAAAGCGAACCATATGAAACACTGGTGGTAGACGTTCCGCAGGAATTCGCCAGCAAGGTGATTGACCTGGTTACCCGTCGTAAAGGTGAGATGCTGATCATGGAAACCAAAGGTGAAATGCAGCACCTCGAATTTGAAATCCCATCCCGTGGTCTGATCGGTCTGCGTACACAGATGCTGACCGCTACTGCTGGTGAAGCTGTAATGGCCCACCGCTTTAACGACTACAAACCATGGAAAGGTCTGATTCCTGGCCGTAACAACGGTGTACTGATCGCGAAAGAAGCTGGTTCTACTACCGCTTACTCTCTCGACAAATTACAGGACAGAGGTTCTTTCTTCGTTGATCCGGGAGAAGAAGTATATAAAGGCATGATCATCGGTGAAAACAACAAACCTGGTGATCTGGTAGTAAACCCTAACGAGGGTAAAAAACTGACCAACATGCGTGCCAGCGGTAGTGATGGTGCAGCCAATATCGCTCCTAAGATCCTGATGACACTGGAAGAATGCATGGAATACATTCAGCACGATGAGTGTATTGAAGTTACGCCTAACTTCATCCGTATGCGTAAAACCATCCTGGACGAAGAAGAACGTAAGAGAACTGCAAAAAGCATGAAAGCTGAAGCGTAA
- the recA gene encoding recombinase RecA — translation MSTANTEKLKALRLTMDKIEKDFGKGSVMMMGEKAEAPMEVISSGSLGLDIALGIGGFPKGRIIEIYGPESSGKTTVAIHTIAEAQKKGGICAIVDAEHAFDSSYARRLGVDVDSLLISQPDHGEQALEIADRLILSGAVDVVVVDSVAALVPKSELEGEMGDSKMGLQARLMSQALRKLTATIAKTNCCCIFINQLREKIGVMFGNPETTTGGNALKFYASVRLDIRRMSQLKDGDEAIGNRVKVKVVKNKVAPPFRQAEFDIIYGLGISKMGEIIDMGVEYGIIQKSGSWFSYDTNKLGQGRDAVKQLLNDNPELSAEIEAKIKVKIAEKREEA, via the coding sequence ATGTCTACAGCCAATACTGAAAAATTGAAGGCGTTACGCCTCACAATGGATAAGATAGAGAAGGATTTCGGTAAGGGATCCGTGATGATGATGGGCGAAAAAGCAGAGGCTCCAATGGAAGTAATTTCTTCTGGTTCATTGGGTCTTGATATCGCACTGGGCATTGGTGGTTTTCCTAAGGGCAGGATTATTGAGATCTATGGTCCTGAATCTTCCGGTAAAACAACAGTAGCCATTCATACTATTGCGGAAGCGCAAAAGAAAGGTGGTATCTGTGCCATTGTGGATGCGGAGCACGCTTTTGACAGCAGCTACGCCCGCAGACTGGGTGTTGATGTGGACTCCCTCCTCATTTCACAGCCAGACCATGGTGAGCAGGCACTGGAGATCGCAGACCGTCTGATTTTATCCGGAGCGGTAGACGTAGTGGTAGTGGATTCTGTAGCTGCACTGGTACCGAAGAGCGAGCTGGAAGGAGAAATGGGTGACAGCAAAATGGGTCTGCAGGCACGTTTGATGTCTCAGGCACTGCGTAAGCTGACAGCCACCATCGCTAAAACCAACTGCTGCTGCATATTCATCAACCAGCTGCGTGAGAAAATCGGTGTTATGTTTGGTAACCCGGAAACGACTACCGGTGGTAATGCACTGAAGTTCTATGCTTCTGTAAGACTGGATATCCGCCGCATGAGCCAACTGAAAGATGGCGACGAAGCGATCGGTAACCGTGTAAAAGTAAAAGTGGTTAAAAATAAAGTGGCGCCTCCATTCCGTCAGGCCGAATTCGATATCATCTATGGTCTGGGTATTTCCAAAATGGGTGAAATCATCGATATGGGCGTAGAATATGGTATCATACAGAAAAGTGGTAGCTGGTTCAGCTACGACACCAATAAACTGGGTCAGGGCCGTGATGCAGTAAAACAATTACTGAACGACAACCCGGAACTGTCTGCAGAAATCGAAGCAAAGATCAAAGTGAAAATTGCTGAGAAACGAGAAGAAGCTTAA
- the rpoN gene encoding RNA polymerase factor sigma-54 — MLKQTQQQKLLQKLSPQQIQLMKLLQVPTVNLEERIKEELEENPALEYGEDAHEDEFKEQEEFDAKTETDEEDEFEPDGSENEYDNIDISEYVSEGDDDVADYKLRDDNYPDPDESNKTIPIRVETSFHEHLLSQLGMLELDEHQNTIAEHIIGSIDDDGYLRREVSAMVDDLSFSQNIDTSEEEIRELIKKIQDFDPAGVCATDLKECLLLQLKRKAQEDEGVHNAYLILENYFDEFTKKHYEKIQKAMSLSDEGLKGAINQIIKLNPKPGGNYATLNKAESYVLPDFFIINNAGKLELTLNSRNAPDLRISGGYRDMLREYDRGDKKDKRQKEAVLFIKQKIDAAKWFIDAIKQRQHTLLSTMESIMDYQREFFLTGDETTMKPMILKDIADRTQLDISTVSRVANSKYVQTEFGTFKLKFFFSESLSTDSGEEVSTREVKKILSDLIEAENKRKPLSDENLTKMLQDKGYNIARRTVAKYREQLNIPVARLRKEL, encoded by the coding sequence ATGCTAAAGCAGACACAACAGCAAAAGTTATTGCAGAAACTTTCACCACAGCAGATTCAGTTGATGAAACTGCTGCAGGTGCCTACTGTCAACCTGGAAGAGAGGATTAAAGAAGAACTGGAGGAAAACCCTGCACTGGAATATGGTGAAGATGCACATGAAGATGAGTTTAAAGAACAGGAAGAGTTTGATGCAAAAACTGAGACTGACGAAGAGGATGAGTTTGAGCCGGATGGCAGCGAAAACGAATACGACAATATTGATATTTCCGAATATGTGAGCGAAGGGGATGATGATGTAGCGGATTATAAACTGCGTGACGACAATTACCCTGATCCGGACGAGAGCAACAAAACCATCCCTATTCGGGTGGAAACCTCTTTCCATGAGCATCTTCTGAGTCAGCTGGGCATGCTGGAACTCGACGAGCACCAGAATACCATTGCAGAACATATCATTGGCAGTATTGACGATGACGGCTATCTGCGCCGGGAAGTAAGTGCAATGGTGGACGACCTCTCCTTCTCTCAGAATATAGACACCAGTGAAGAAGAGATCCGTGAGCTGATCAAAAAGATCCAGGATTTTGACCCTGCCGGCGTATGCGCCACCGACCTGAAAGAGTGCCTGCTCTTACAGTTGAAACGCAAAGCTCAGGAAGATGAAGGTGTACATAATGCCTACCTGATCCTCGAAAATTATTTTGACGAGTTTACCAAGAAACACTACGAAAAGATCCAGAAGGCGATGAGCCTGAGTGATGAGGGCCTGAAAGGAGCCATCAATCAGATCATCAAGCTGAATCCCAAACCGGGAGGCAACTATGCGACCCTCAATAAAGCCGAGAGTTATGTATTGCCTGACTTCTTCATTATAAATAATGCCGGCAAGCTGGAACTGACGCTCAATTCACGTAATGCACCGGACCTCCGTATTTCCGGCGGTTACCGCGATATGCTGCGGGAATACGACCGGGGAGACAAAAAGGACAAGCGCCAGAAAGAGGCCGTACTGTTTATCAAACAGAAGATCGACGCCGCCAAGTGGTTTATTGATGCTATCAAACAACGTCAGCATACCCTGTTATCTACTATGGAGTCCATCATGGACTATCAGCGGGAGTTTTTCCTGACCGGCGACGAAACCACCATGAAGCCGATGATCCTGAAAGATATTGCCGACCGTACACAACTGGACATCTCCACGGTGAGCCGTGTGGCCAACAGCAAATATGTGCAGACGGAATTTGGTACTTTCAAGCTGAAGTTCTTCTTTTCTGAGTCCCTGTCTACTGATAGCGGGGAGGAAGTATCCACCAGGGAGGTGAAGAAGATCCTCTCTGATCTGATAGAGGCAGAGAACAAGCGGAAGCCGCTGAGTGACGAAAACCTCACGAAGATGTTGCAGGACAAAGGATATAATATTGCCCGCCGTACGGTGGCCAAATACAGGGAGCAGCTGAACATACCGGTTGCCCGTTTACGTAAAGAATTATAA